The following coding sequences are from one Gemmatimonadota bacterium window:
- a CDS encoding SDR family NAD(P)-dependent oxidoreductase: protein MAVNRSHVLVTGASTGIGQACAVRLDRLGYSVFAGVRKPEDGVRLQAAASARLVPVQLDVTKPLEIAAAAAQIALAVGPRGLAGLVNNAGVAGGGPIEFVPVDTVRQIFEVNVFGLLAVTQACLPMLRTARGRVINIGSIAGKAVSPMVVPYGMSKHAVEALTDGLRLELGEAGIHASVIEPGAVKTPIWDKGVEALGDAERTLPKVALERYGAKLKVFGKVLAHLNDRGVPVELVADAVVDALEATTPKTRYLVGTDAKIRAFIARFLPNRLVDRLVLRAIQRMEDGLS from the coding sequence GTGGCCGTGAACCGTTCCCACGTCCTCGTCACCGGCGCCTCGACTGGAATCGGCCAGGCCTGCGCCGTCCGCCTCGACCGCCTCGGGTATTCCGTCTTTGCCGGGGTCCGAAAGCCCGAGGATGGGGTTCGGCTTCAGGCCGCTGCCTCGGCCCGTCTGGTCCCGGTTCAGCTGGATGTCACCAAGCCGCTCGAGATCGCTGCGGCGGCCGCTCAGATCGCCCTGGCGGTCGGCCCTCGAGGATTGGCCGGTCTCGTCAACAATGCCGGGGTCGCCGGCGGGGGACCGATCGAGTTCGTGCCGGTCGATACGGTGCGCCAGATCTTCGAAGTGAACGTGTTCGGGTTGCTGGCGGTGACCCAGGCGTGCCTCCCGATGCTCCGGACCGCCCGCGGCCGGGTGATCAACATCGGCTCGATCGCCGGCAAGGCCGTGTCGCCGATGGTGGTGCCGTATGGGATGTCGAAACACGCGGTCGAGGCGCTGACCGATGGCCTTCGCCTCGAATTGGGCGAAGCCGGGATTCACGCCTCGGTCATCGAGCCGGGCGCGGTCAAGACCCCGATTTGGGACAAGGGCGTGGAGGCTTTGGGTGACGCCGAGCGAACGTTGCCGAAGGTGGCGCTCGAACGATACGGCGCCAAACTCAAGGTGTTCGGCAAGGTCCTCGCCCACCTCAATGACCGGGGCGTCCCGGTCGAACTGGTGGCCGATGCCGTCGTTGATGCCCTCGAGGCGACCACACCGAAGACCCGCTACCTCGTCGGCACCGACGCGAAGATCCGGGCCTTCATCGCTCGGTTTCTGCCGAATCGTCTGGTGGACAGACTGGTACTTCGGGCCATTCAGCGGATGGAGGACGGACTGTCGTGA
- a CDS encoding peptidase M48 → MGLRLAKASERPNLPWSFDVVDDPAVNAFALPGGSIFVTRGILSYIQNEAELASVIGHEIGHVTAKHSVQQISRAQLAQGLLGVGSILSSEVAAVAGVASQGLGIMFLKFGRDAETQADDLGFRYSLNEGYDVRAMKGMFEMLGRVSGGASAGRLPQWLATHPDPENRIVKTEQRLAQITVDLSRAKLNRDLFVRNLDGMVFGENPRQGYFDQQRFNHPDLAFRVDFPAGWKTQNQPTAVVGVSAAEDAMFALSIPGKEAPSQSLAKFLSQPGIQSANQTTAAVNGMVAAAADFQATTQDSQVVAARIAFVSYGGSTYQLLGYTKQAGIAAYRGVFAQMNQSFNRLTDPAALAKQPMRFKLVRLSRDLSVDEFNRQNPSVVPAPTVAFLNGVDGVTDLLKAGTWARRVQ, encoded by the coding sequence ATCGGGCTTCGGCTGGCCAAGGCGTCCGAGCGGCCCAACCTCCCCTGGTCCTTCGACGTCGTCGACGATCCGGCCGTCAACGCCTTCGCGCTGCCGGGCGGATCGATCTTCGTCACCCGCGGCATTCTGAGTTACATCCAGAACGAAGCCGAGCTGGCGTCGGTCATCGGACACGAAATCGGTCATGTCACCGCCAAGCACTCGGTCCAGCAGATTTCGCGAGCGCAATTGGCGCAGGGCCTGCTCGGGGTCGGCAGCATTCTGAGCAGCGAGGTGGCGGCCGTCGCGGGGGTGGCGAGCCAGGGCCTCGGGATCATGTTCCTCAAGTTCGGCCGGGATGCCGAGACCCAAGCGGATGACCTGGGCTTTCGGTACTCCCTCAACGAGGGCTACGACGTCCGCGCCATGAAGGGCATGTTCGAGATGCTAGGCCGGGTCAGTGGAGGTGCCAGTGCCGGGCGGTTGCCGCAGTGGCTTGCCACCCACCCCGACCCCGAGAACCGGATCGTCAAAACCGAACAGCGGCTGGCCCAAATCACTGTTGATCTGAGCCGGGCCAAGCTCAATCGGGATCTTTTCGTCCGGAACTTGGACGGGATGGTCTTCGGCGAAAACCCGCGTCAGGGGTACTTCGACCAGCAGCGCTTCAACCACCCCGATTTGGCGTTCCGGGTCGACTTTCCCGCCGGCTGGAAGACCCAGAATCAACCGACGGCGGTCGTCGGGGTCAGTGCCGCAGAGGATGCCATGTTCGCGCTGAGTATTCCCGGCAAGGAGGCGCCGTCCCAATCCCTGGCCAAGTTTCTCAGCCAACCGGGGATCCAGTCGGCCAATCAGACCACCGCTGCCGTGAATGGAATGGTCGCCGCTGCGGCGGACTTCCAGGCCACCACGCAGGACAGCCAGGTGGTGGCCGCCCGGATCGCGTTCGTCTCGTATGGGGGAAGCACCTACCAACTGCTTGGCTACACGAAGCAGGCCGGCATCGCCGCCTACCGGGGCGTGTTTGCCCAGATGAATCAGAGCTTCAACCGGCTCACGGACCCAGCCGCACTCGCCAAGCAGCCGATGCGATTCAAGTTGGTCCGGCTCTCCAGAGACCTGAGTGTGGATGAGTTCAACCGCCAGAACCCAAGTGTGGTGCCGGCGCCGACGGTGGCGTTCCTGAACGGGGTCGATGGGGTCACCGACTTGCTCAAGGCGGGCACCTGGGCCCGCCGGGTCCAGTAG
- a CDS encoding acetyl ornithine aminotransferase family protein → MTNRDYPRMLTTPPGPKGRAIIDRDAAWTSTSYIKEYPLVIAGGRGAMVEDVDGNRYIDYMAGIAVTSTGYNHPAVVAAIKDQAEKFLHICGTDFYFEGFAKLAERLAQLAPGPSRKRTFLSNSGTEAIEGAIKLARYHTRRTALISFQGSFHGRSCGALSLTSSKVKQHKHFGPLLPEVYHIPYPNPYRNPNAVERSLAALHDLFLRQVSPDDVAAIFVEPIQGEGGYVIPPVGFLNALRDLCDQYGILLVADEVQSGVGRTGKMWACDWDNVEPDIIVTAKGLGSGMPIGAFIAKESVMTWEPGSHGSTFGGNPVCCAAALATLDIVEQSLPHIQAMGDRMIGQARRIQEHYGVIGDVRGRGLMLGIEFVKDRSTKEPAPELIDRLTDRAFKKGLLLLGCGQSTFRLAPPLILDEYDVDTGMGILEECLREED, encoded by the coding sequence ATGACCAATCGCGACTACCCCCGAATGTTAACCACCCCTCCCGGCCCCAAGGGCCGGGCGATCATCGATCGTGATGCCGCCTGGACGTCGACCTCGTATATCAAGGAATATCCGCTCGTGATCGCCGGAGGCCGGGGCGCCATGGTCGAGGACGTCGACGGCAACCGGTACATCGATTATATGGCGGGGATCGCGGTCACCTCGACGGGCTACAATCACCCGGCCGTAGTCGCCGCCATCAAGGACCAAGCCGAGAAATTCCTTCACATTTGCGGCACCGATTTCTATTTCGAGGGATTTGCGAAGCTGGCCGAGCGCCTGGCGCAACTGGCGCCGGGGCCGAGCCGGAAGCGGACCTTCTTGTCGAATTCGGGCACCGAGGCCATTGAAGGAGCCATCAAGCTGGCTCGCTACCACACCCGTAGGACGGCCTTGATTTCGTTTCAGGGGTCGTTCCACGGGCGGAGCTGCGGCGCGCTCAGCCTAACGTCGAGCAAGGTCAAGCAGCACAAGCACTTCGGACCGCTGTTGCCGGAAGTGTACCACATACCCTACCCCAACCCGTACCGGAACCCGAACGCCGTCGAACGGTCGCTGGCGGCTTTGCACGACTTGTTCCTTCGCCAGGTAAGCCCAGACGACGTCGCGGCCATTTTCGTCGAGCCGATTCAGGGCGAGGGCGGCTATGTGATCCCGCCGGTCGGGTTTCTCAACGCCCTCCGCGATCTCTGCGATCAGTATGGGATCTTGCTAGTGGCCGACGAAGTCCAAAGCGGCGTTGGCCGGACCGGGAAGATGTGGGCCTGCGATTGGGACAACGTCGAGCCGGACATCATCGTGACCGCGAAGGGCCTGGGGAGCGGGATGCCGATCGGCGCCTTTATCGCCAAGGAGTCCGTCATGACCTGGGAGCCGGGATCCCACGGCTCCACGTTCGGGGGAAATCCGGTGTGCTGCGCGGCGGCATTGGCAACGCTCGACATCGTCGAGCAATCGCTGCCCCACATCCAGGCGATGGGCGACCGGATGATCGGCCAGGCCAGGCGGATACAGGAGCACTATGGCGTGATCGGCGACGTCCGGGGACGCGGCCTGATGCTCGGGATCGAGTTTGTGAAAGACCGGAGCACGAAAGAACCCGCTCCGGAGCTGATCGACCGGCTCACCGACCGGGCCTTCAAGAAGGGTCTGCTGCTCCTCGGCTGCGGCCAGAGCACTTTCCGCCTGGCTCCGCCCCTGATCCTCGACGAATATGACGTCGACACCGGGATGGGGATCCTGGAGGAGTGCCTCCGGGAAGAGGACTAA
- a CDS encoding lysine 2,3-aminomutase translates to MHPTQAPLKTGQPIPYPPPQQYVEPDWTRIPGYHGVSTADWENATWQRKHSVKNLRELKSTLGDLLPQSLMDSIAQDQEQRATMSMLLPPHMLSTMNMADLWNDPVRRYMLPALNDRLTEWANHPKASRDSLHEHDMWVVEGLTHRYPTKVLAELLTTCPQYCGHCTRMDLVGNDVPQVAKLKFQIPQKDRHQQMLDYLRKTATVRDVVVSGGDIANLHITQLEPFVSALLDIPNIRDIRLASKGLIGLPQHYLQDNVLEGLERLAKKAFDRGVDLALHTHANAAQQVTPLVGRATKRLLEIGFRDVRNQGVLLQGVNATSQDLLDLCFMLLDHAKILPYYFYMCDMIPNSEHWRTSIAEAQQLQHDIMGYLPGFATPRIVCDVPFVGKRWIHQLAEYDREKGISYWTKNYLTSIEWGNAEALGQRHEYYDPIHTLPPEGQQWWRDQAAAQTAAS, encoded by the coding sequence ATGCACCCGACCCAAGCGCCACTGAAGACCGGCCAACCGATTCCGTACCCGCCGCCCCAACAGTACGTGGAGCCGGATTGGACTCGAATTCCCGGCTATCACGGCGTGTCGACGGCGGACTGGGAGAATGCGACCTGGCAGCGGAAGCACTCGGTCAAGAATCTTCGGGAATTGAAGAGCACCTTGGGCGACCTGTTGCCCCAAAGCCTGATGGACAGCATTGCCCAGGATCAGGAGCAACGGGCCACGATGTCGATGTTGCTGCCTCCGCACATGCTCAGTACAATGAACATGGCCGACCTCTGGAACGACCCGGTGCGGCGGTACATGCTCCCGGCCCTGAACGACCGGCTGACCGAGTGGGCCAACCATCCGAAGGCCTCGCGCGACAGTCTTCACGAGCATGACATGTGGGTCGTCGAGGGGCTGACCCACCGGTATCCGACCAAGGTCCTGGCCGAGTTGCTGACGACCTGCCCGCAGTATTGCGGGCATTGCACCCGGATGGACCTCGTCGGCAACGATGTGCCGCAAGTCGCCAAGCTCAAGTTCCAGATTCCGCAGAAGGACCGCCATCAGCAGATGCTGGACTATCTCCGGAAGACGGCCACGGTCCGCGACGTGGTCGTTTCCGGCGGCGACATTGCCAATTTGCACATCACCCAGCTCGAGCCGTTCGTCTCCGCCCTGCTCGACATTCCGAACATTCGCGACATCCGGCTCGCCTCGAAGGGCTTGATCGGGTTGCCGCAGCACTACCTCCAGGACAACGTCCTCGAAGGACTCGAGCGGCTAGCGAAGAAGGCGTTCGATCGCGGCGTCGATCTGGCCCTGCACACCCACGCCAACGCCGCCCAGCAGGTTACCCCGCTCGTCGGGCGCGCCACCAAGCGGCTCCTCGAGATCGGCTTCCGTGACGTGCGCAATCAGGGGGTCTTGCTCCAGGGCGTCAACGCCACCAGCCAAGATCTGCTGGACCTCTGTTTCATGTTGCTCGACCACGCCAAGATCCTGCCGTACTACTTCTATATGTGCGACATGATCCCGAACTCCGAGCACTGGCGGACGTCGATCGCAGAAGCGCAACAGCTTCAGCACGACATCATGGGGTACCTCCCCGGGTTCGCGACTCCCAGGATCGTTTGTGACGTGCCGTTCGTCGGGAAGCGGTGGATCCACCAACTGGCCGAGTACGACCGGGAAAAGGGGATCTCGTACTGGACCAAGAATTATCTCACCAGCATCGAATGGGGCAACGCCGAGGCCCTCGGTCAGCGCCATGAATACTACGATCCGATTCACACCCTGCCGCCCGAAGGCCAGCAGTGGTGGCGGGACCAGGCCGCCGCGCAGACGGCGGCGTCTTAA
- a CDS encoding GntR family transcriptional regulator, whose amino-acid sequence MDLAGVLTRMPRVRKQATHELVASVLREAITAGHLRGNEPLPQDEIAAQLDVSHIPVREALRQLQSEGLVTYQQNRGASVAALTPEEIREIYEIRAILETAAITQACADIAPEKLKRAVRILAESERTDDPARWGSLDVEFHELIYALEGRPRLHELIAGLLRRVDRYWLSHGLMLRHRSEFEQEHRALLGAVAQGDVGGAGRCLQGHLAGASRRLIAEMVRLEAAAPSSLPGA is encoded by the coding sequence GTGGATCTCGCGGGGGTGCTCACCCGGATGCCGCGGGTTCGAAAGCAGGCTACCCATGAGTTGGTGGCCTCCGTGCTGCGGGAAGCGATCACGGCAGGCCACCTGCGCGGCAACGAGCCGCTCCCCCAAGACGAGATCGCGGCGCAACTCGACGTCAGCCACATTCCGGTTCGCGAGGCCCTTCGGCAGCTCCAGTCCGAGGGCCTGGTCACGTACCAGCAGAATCGCGGGGCCTCGGTGGCGGCGCTGACCCCCGAGGAAATTCGGGAGATTTACGAGATCCGGGCCATTCTCGAGACCGCTGCCATCACCCAGGCCTGTGCGGACATCGCCCCCGAGAAATTGAAGCGGGCGGTCCGGATTCTGGCCGAGTCGGAGCGAACCGATGACCCAGCCCGATGGGGCTCCCTCGACGTCGAATTCCACGAGTTGATCTATGCCTTGGAGGGTCGGCCCCGGCTTCACGAACTGATCGCCGGGCTCCTCAGACGGGTCGACCGGTATTGGCTGTCCCATGGCTTGATGCTGCGTCACCGCTCGGAGTTCGAGCAGGAACATCGCGCCCTCCTCGGGGCCGTTGCGCAAGGAGATGTGGGCGGGGCCGGCCGGTGTCTTCAGGGTCACCTGGCCGGCGCCTCGCGTCGCCTGATTGCCGAAATGGTTCGCCTGGAAGCCGCGGCTCCGAGCAGTTTGCCCGGAGCCTGA
- a CDS encoding VWA domain-containing protein, translating to MRYTTYGKYTAELGDAVNLQALLDQLGDFLLQSGFAGGPEEWPWWAEPPQGGDRSMNSLKEAILEALLKSGQLTQDMVKYLRGEIDPESPAGRQLDQDLSRMLDQIVQRLMDEGYLKAKEPPQVPAGYSAVVGPGGQARAAAEQVQFDLTGKGLDFLGYRTLKNLLGTVGKASLGTHDTPFLSTGVEAESSSKPYEFGDVLNLDVPGTLGRAIARGGLTLPLDLEYDDLLVQQSEYRSSAATVLMLDCSHSMILYGEDRFTPAKKVALALTHLIRTQYPGDSLKVVLFHDRAEEIPLATLTGAQVGPYHTNTAEGLKLARRLLMGQKKDMRQIIMITDGKPSAMTMPSGEVYVNSMGLDPAILKATFHEVAACRRSGIVINTFMLARDRALVEFVKAIGEICRGKAYFTNTMTLGQFILMDFMRRRTTRQ from the coding sequence ATGCGATACACGACCTACGGCAAATACACCGCCGAGCTTGGTGATGCCGTCAACCTCCAGGCCTTGTTGGACCAACTCGGCGATTTCCTGCTCCAGTCCGGGTTTGCCGGCGGACCCGAGGAATGGCCTTGGTGGGCCGAACCGCCCCAGGGCGGCGACCGGTCGATGAACTCGCTCAAGGAGGCCATTCTCGAGGCCCTTCTCAAATCCGGCCAACTCACCCAGGACATGGTCAAGTACCTCCGCGGCGAGATCGATCCCGAGTCGCCCGCGGGCCGGCAACTGGACCAGGACTTGTCCCGGATGCTCGACCAGATCGTTCAGCGGCTCATGGACGAAGGGTACCTCAAGGCAAAAGAGCCCCCCCAGGTTCCCGCCGGCTACTCGGCGGTGGTCGGTCCCGGGGGCCAAGCCCGGGCGGCGGCGGAGCAGGTTCAGTTTGATCTGACCGGGAAAGGACTCGACTTCCTGGGCTACCGAACTCTCAAGAACCTCCTCGGCACCGTTGGGAAGGCGAGCCTGGGTACTCACGACACCCCGTTCCTCTCGACCGGAGTCGAGGCGGAGTCATCGTCAAAACCTTACGAATTCGGGGACGTCCTCAACCTCGACGTGCCCGGCACGCTGGGGAGGGCGATTGCCCGCGGCGGACTGACGTTGCCATTGGATCTCGAGTACGACGACCTGCTGGTCCAACAGTCGGAATACCGCTCCTCGGCCGCGACGGTCTTGATGCTCGACTGCTCGCACTCGATGATCCTCTATGGAGAGGACCGCTTTACCCCGGCCAAGAAGGTGGCGTTGGCGCTGACGCACCTGATCCGGACCCAGTACCCCGGCGATTCCTTGAAGGTGGTGTTGTTCCATGACCGGGCCGAGGAAATTCCACTGGCCACCCTCACCGGCGCCCAGGTCGGCCCGTATCACACCAACACAGCCGAAGGGCTCAAGCTCGCCCGGCGGCTGCTGATGGGGCAGAAGAAAGACATGCGGCAGATCATCATGATTACCGACGGCAAGCCATCGGCCATGACGATGCCGTCCGGCGAGGTCTACGTCAACTCGATGGGGCTCGACCCCGCCATCCTGAAAGCCACGTTTCATGAGGTGGCCGCCTGCCGCCGAAGCGGCATCGTCATCAACACCTTCATGCTCGCCCGAGACCGGGCCTTGGTCGAGTTCGTCAAAGCGATCGGCGAGATCTGCCGCGGGAAGGCCTACTTCACCAATACCATGACGTTAGGCCAGTTCATCCTGATGGATTTCATGCGGCGGCGGACCACCCGGCAGTAG
- a CDS encoding MFS transporter, with protein MYRIIRKVVRSGGRGNYLSRVLSKVRAAILSIGALQHRNFRLFIAGQFVSLCGTWMQSVALSWLVLELTDSTWKTGLVSFFGAFPVLLLTLWGGAVADRVDKRFWLMVLQTFFLVEALALGILAWAGMITVPWVYALALLTGVVSAFEIPIRQAYLVEMVGKSNLMSAIALNSSAFNLSRVVGPALAGVVNATLGPAACFFINAVSFFAVLIGLYKIDPREVRSDQSGRRAGLRAGWDHVRALPLPRALVILTTVFTLFGSALIAILPAFARKALGAEVGGYGGLMSAFGIGAALGALTLAAIGQRFQRERVAFIAAIAVGVSLLLLGLVHVFAVAVVLLVVAGLSMALNAIMTNTILQTSAPDHIRGQVVGLYSFIVIGLAPFGSAQASWIGEQFGPSFAIALGGAVCLVAALVMAWRNGLFRPRPDVGPLARMTGEYPVLDSPDGQGGGR; from the coding sequence GTGTATCGCATCATCCGTAAGGTCGTCCGGTCGGGCGGCCGGGGCAACTATCTTTCCCGCGTGCTTTCCAAAGTCCGCGCGGCAATCCTGTCGATCGGTGCCCTCCAGCACCGTAATTTCCGGTTGTTCATTGCGGGGCAATTCGTGTCGCTCTGCGGGACGTGGATGCAGAGCGTGGCCCTGTCCTGGCTGGTGCTCGAGTTGACCGACTCGACCTGGAAGACCGGCCTGGTGAGTTTCTTCGGCGCCTTTCCGGTCCTGCTGTTGACGCTCTGGGGCGGAGCGGTGGCCGATCGGGTCGACAAGCGATTCTGGCTGATGGTGCTCCAGACCTTCTTTCTGGTCGAGGCGTTGGCCCTCGGGATCTTGGCGTGGGCGGGGATGATTACCGTGCCCTGGGTCTACGCGCTGGCGCTGTTGACGGGCGTGGTCAGCGCCTTCGAGATCCCGATCCGCCAAGCGTACCTCGTGGAGATGGTCGGGAAGTCCAACCTGATGAGCGCCATTGCCCTCAACAGCTCGGCGTTCAATCTCTCACGGGTCGTCGGCCCGGCGCTGGCCGGCGTGGTGAACGCCACCCTCGGGCCGGCGGCCTGCTTCTTCATCAATGCCGTCAGTTTCTTCGCGGTGTTGATCGGCCTTTACAAGATCGACCCGCGCGAGGTTCGCTCCGACCAGAGCGGTCGCCGGGCTGGGCTCCGAGCCGGATGGGATCACGTCCGGGCCCTTCCCCTTCCCCGGGCGCTGGTGATACTCACCACCGTGTTCACGTTGTTCGGGTCGGCCTTGATCGCGATTCTTCCGGCCTTTGCCCGGAAGGCCCTGGGCGCGGAGGTCGGCGGGTACGGCGGGTTGATGTCGGCGTTCGGGATCGGGGCGGCCCTCGGCGCCCTCACCTTGGCCGCGATCGGCCAGCGGTTCCAGCGAGAGCGGGTGGCATTCATCGCCGCCATCGCCGTCGGCGTCAGCTTACTGCTGTTGGGGTTGGTTCACGTGTTCGCGGTGGCTGTCGTCCTACTCGTCGTGGCGGGATTGAGCATGGCGCTCAACGCCATCATGACGAATACGATCCTGCAAACCAGCGCCCCCGATCACATCCGGGGCCAGGTGGTCGGCCTTTATTCCTTCATCGTCATCGGCCTGGCGCCGTTCGGTTCCGCGCAGGCGTCGTGGATCGGCGAGCAGTTTGGACCGTCGTTCGCGATCGCATTGGGCGGGGCCGTCTGTTTGGTGGCGGCCCTGGTCATGGCGTGGCGGAATGGGCTCTTTCGTCCCCGGCCTGATGTCGGGCCGCTCGCGCGGATGACCGGGGAATACCCGGTCCTCGATTCCCCTGATGGCCAAGGAGGTGGGCGGTGA
- a CDS encoding cytidylate kinase-like family protein, which translates to MIITISRELGAGGSEVARQVAEALGWRVVDNELVDQIAARTGLSPAEVREREERAPGFLERLIRMLTKAAPEMLTPAAEHVPELEEAHLVQMTQTVVEEIAREGRVVLVGRAAPAVLSRDRDAIHLKIVAPKAWRVEAVMARLGIGPDEAAAEVESSDANRKRYHEQYYERDWNDASYYHLVLNTAALGIPHTVATIVGRAKTLWPHETRERRVPPPAP; encoded by the coding sequence GTGATCATCACGATCTCTCGCGAACTGGGCGCCGGTGGGAGCGAGGTGGCCCGTCAGGTGGCCGAGGCGCTCGGGTGGCGGGTGGTGGATAACGAGTTGGTCGACCAGATCGCCGCCCGGACCGGGCTGAGCCCGGCCGAGGTCAGAGAACGTGAAGAGCGGGCGCCGGGGTTCCTCGAGCGGCTGATCCGGATGCTCACCAAGGCCGCGCCGGAAATGCTGACCCCGGCAGCCGAACACGTGCCTGAGTTGGAAGAAGCGCATTTGGTCCAGATGACCCAGACGGTGGTGGAAGAAATTGCGCGGGAGGGGCGGGTGGTGCTGGTGGGCCGCGCGGCCCCGGCGGTGTTGAGCCGCGATCGCGATGCGATCCACCTCAAGATCGTCGCTCCGAAAGCCTGGCGGGTCGAGGCTGTCATGGCCAGGCTCGGGATCGGACCGGATGAGGCCGCGGCCGAGGTCGAGTCGTCCGACGCGAACCGGAAGCGCTATCACGAGCAGTATTACGAACGGGACTGGAACGACGCCTCCTACTACCACTTGGTACTCAATACGGCGGCGTTAGGTATCCCGCACACGGTGGCCACGATCGTCGGCCGGGCCAAGACGCTGTGGCCCCACGAAACCCGGGAGCGCCGAGTCCCGCCGCCGGCGCCTTAG
- a CDS encoding magnesium chelatase encodes MPKLLLPSTLAELESSPWSAMGRRHRSVRDEIRTNVLAALESDQPLFPDIHGYDDTIVPQVVNALLARQDFILLGLRGQAKSRLLRSLVRFLDEHLPIIAGSEVNDNPFGPISKFGRAQLAELGGRTPIGWLDRESRFVEKLATPDVTIADLIGDLDPIKAAKGGHLLSDELTMHYGLLPRANRGIFGINELPDLGGKIQVGLFNIMQEGDVQIKGYPIRLPLDVLLVFTANPEDYTARGKIVTPLKDRIGAEIQTHYPRDVDLGVRITAQEAWVERGGPPVRIPEFVREVIERVAFEARADRRVDKRSGVSQRLPIALLETAVSNAERRAIAHREQPVVPRISDLYAGLPAVTGKLELEYEGELQGSEAIAKELIRRACNRTFLGRADSIEAESVERIVTWFDSGQALKVSGDEASDLCLKAFRVVPGLVTVAELVSEGPGTDPGTLVTACELVLEALAAQNRISRSEDYGWTALRTQRQDKRREVDD; translated from the coding sequence ATGCCGAAGCTATTACTCCCGAGCACCCTCGCCGAGCTGGAATCGAGCCCCTGGAGCGCGATGGGCCGCCGGCACCGATCGGTTCGTGACGAGATTCGGACCAACGTGTTGGCCGCGCTCGAATCCGACCAGCCTCTGTTCCCGGATATCCACGGCTATGACGACACGATCGTGCCGCAAGTCGTCAATGCCTTGCTGGCCCGCCAGGATTTTATTCTTCTCGGGCTTCGCGGGCAGGCCAAGAGCCGGCTGCTCCGAAGCCTGGTTCGGTTCCTCGACGAGCACCTCCCGATCATCGCGGGAAGCGAAGTCAACGACAATCCCTTCGGACCGATTTCGAAGTTCGGCCGGGCCCAGTTGGCCGAGTTGGGCGGCCGGACGCCGATTGGGTGGCTCGACCGCGAGTCGCGATTCGTCGAGAAACTCGCGACGCCCGACGTGACGATCGCCGATCTGATCGGCGACCTCGATCCGATCAAGGCAGCCAAGGGAGGGCACCTGCTGAGTGACGAGCTCACGATGCACTACGGCCTCTTGCCCCGGGCCAACCGGGGAATTTTCGGCATCAATGAGCTCCCCGATTTGGGCGGCAAGATCCAGGTCGGCCTGTTCAACATCATGCAGGAGGGCGACGTCCAGATCAAAGGATATCCGATCCGGCTCCCCCTCGACGTGTTGCTCGTGTTCACCGCCAATCCCGAGGACTACACCGCCCGAGGCAAGATCGTGACCCCGCTCAAGGACCGAATCGGGGCGGAAATCCAAACTCATTACCCTCGCGACGTCGACCTCGGGGTCCGGATTACGGCCCAGGAAGCGTGGGTCGAGCGGGGGGGACCACCGGTTCGGATTCCGGAGTTTGTCCGGGAAGTGATTGAACGGGTGGCCTTCGAAGCCCGCGCCGACCGGCGAGTCGACAAGCGATCCGGGGTGAGCCAGCGTCTCCCGATCGCGCTGCTCGAGACCGCTGTGTCCAATGCCGAACGCCGCGCCATAGCCCACCGCGAACAGCCGGTCGTGCCCCGGATCAGTGATCTCTACGCCGGGCTCCCGGCGGTCACCGGCAAGCTCGAACTCGAGTATGAGGGCGAGCTGCAGGGATCCGAGGCCATCGCCAAGGAGCTGATCCGGAGGGCCTGCAACCGAACCTTCCTGGGCCGGGCCGACAGTATCGAGGCGGAATCAGTGGAGCGGATCGTGACGTGGTTCGACAGCGGGCAGGCCCTCAAGGTCTCCGGCGACGAAGCGAGCGACCTCTGCCTCAAGGCGTTCCGGGTGGTTCCCGGGCTGGTGACCGTGGCGGAGTTGGTGAGCGAAGGCCCGGGCACCGACCCGGGCACCCTGGTTACCGCGTGCGAGTTGGTCTTGGAGGCCCTCGCCGCCCAAAATCGGATCAGCCGGAGCGAGGACTACGGCTGGACGGCGCTCCGGACGCAGCGGCAGGACAAACGCCGGGAGGTCGACGACTAA